Proteins co-encoded in one Anolis carolinensis isolate JA03-04 unplaced genomic scaffold, rAnoCar3.1.pri scaffold_9, whole genome shotgun sequence genomic window:
- the LOC134293618 gene encoding uncharacterized protein LOC134293618, translating into MFKDSISNTTTDPFKPKSTFCPSTDNIYIKCFEKAVERDFNKLTTRRQPYHSNLSELERTTLVKLSNLKEVVWKPADKGGAIVLLNKRDYIKEVNLQLSNSKFYQPIATDPTKHIQSLIRVVCQEGLSMGFISSSTFKYLQNDFPRIPIFYILPKIHKGITPPPGRPIISGSSSVLEPVAKYLDSFCQPFVPLCDSYIKDTKHFINIVENLKIEDSILVTIDVTSLYTNIPLDEARTIIENILRRRTKLQPPTHFLMDLLDIVLEKNYFRFQNQFYFQTFGVAMGSPLAPSIANLFMAHLENTILLNPSLNMYYANIIYYGRFIDDIFIVFKTTEAAVGFSNWINTIHTSIKFTSHLNLSHINFLDVTVYKYHNKLLVKNFRKPSDKNSFLHYNSFHHFGLKTNLPFSQLLRLKRNSSSNEHFIHESLTLSQEFRSRGYPKHVIKKALIKAEKTDRTTLLKESAKPTKNQIIWTQELSHYSKHIIQIIKKHWHLLQDISGCDKLPIFGNRRTKNIREYLIHTDLITPISTPKSTLRGHYPCGHCKCCPQSWKTKEIYNHRNKVGTTLKHFSTCNSSNVIYLLTCDCDLWYIGKTTRSLRIRISEHKSRIKNLSTESLLYSHFTQYKHSSTSFKFCALECISQKPCMDLEKLLSQREMYWIFKFKTFSPQGLNE; encoded by the coding sequence ATGTTTAAAGACAGCATATCCAACACAACCACAGATCCTTTCAAACCCAAAAGTACCTTCTGCCCTTCCACAGATAACATTTACATTAAATGCTTTGAAAAAGCTGTAGAGAGGGACTTTAACAAGCTAACTACTCGTAGACAACCATACCACTCAAATTTATCAGAATTAGAAAGAACCACTCTGGTCAAATTGAGCAACCTCAAAGAGGTAGTCTGGAAACCAGCAGATAAAGGGGGAGCTATAGTATTACTTAACAAAAGAGATTATATTAAGGAAGTCAACCTCCAGTTATCAAATAGTAAATTCTACCAACCTATTGCAACAGACCCCACTAAACACATTCAGTCCCTTATTAGGGTGGTGTGTCAAGAGGGATTATCCATgggatttatttcttcttctacatTTAAATACTTACAAAATGACTTCCCTAGGATACCTATCTTTTATATTCTTCCTAAGATTCATAAAGGCATCACTCCACCCCCAGGTCGACCTATTATTTCTGGTTCATCTTCTGTATTGGAACCAGTTGCTAAATATCTAGACTCCTTTTGCCAACCATTTGTCCCTCTCTGTGATTCCTACATTAAAGACACAAAGCACTTCATTAATATCGTAGAAAATCTCAAAATTGAGGACAGCATTTTAGTTACGATTGATGTCACCTCACTCTATACTAACATTCCACTAGATGAGGCTCGTACCATCATAGAGAATATCCTTCGTAGGAGAACAAAATTGCAACCACCTACACATTTCTTGATGGACCTGTTAGATATAGTACTGGAGAAAAATTATTTCcgttttcaaaaccaattttactTTCAGACCTTCGGTGTCGCTATGGGAAGTCCGTTAGCCCCATCGATTGCCAATCTATTCATGGCACATTTAGAAAACACTATATTGCttaatccatctttaaatatgtactatgctaatataatatactatggccgatttattgatgatatattcatagtatttaaaacaactgaGGCCGCAGTAGGATTCTCGAATTGGATTAACACTATACATACGTCTATTAAGTTTACCAGTCATCTCAACCTGTCACATATCAATTTTTTagatgttactgtgtataaatatcataacaaactgttggtcaagaacttcagaaaaccatcagataaaaattcttttcttcattataacagcttccaccactttggtttaaagaccaatcttccattttcacaactacttagactaaagcgtaactcaagctctaatgaacacttcattcatgaaagcctgaccttaagccaggagtttagaagtagaggctatcctaaacatgtcatcaaaaaggcattaattaaagctgaaaaaactgatagaaccaccctactgaaagaatctgctaaaccaactaaaaatcaaattatctggacacaagaattatcgcattactccaaacacataatccaaattataaaaaagcactggcatcttcttcaagatatttcaggttgtgataaattacctatttttggaaacaggcgtactaaaaatattagagaatatttaatccatacagatttaatcactcccattagtacaccgaagagcaccctgagaggccattatccttgtggtcactgtaagtgttgtcctcaatcttggaagactaaggagatatataatcataggaacaaagtgggcaccacactaaaacatttttctacttgtaatagcagcaatgtaatctacctcttgacatgtgactgtgatctctggtatatcggaaaaacaaccagatccttgagaatcagaatctctgaacataaatccagaatcaaaaatttatctacagaatctcttttatattcacacttcacccaatacaaacattcatctacctcatttaaattttgtgctctggaatgcatctctcaaaaaccttgcatggacttggaaaaactattatcccaaagggaaatgtactggatctttaagtttaaaaccttttcccctcagggacttaatgaataa
- the LOC134293619 gene encoding uncharacterized protein LOC134293619 yields MDLLDIVLEKNYFRFQNQFYFQTFGVAMGSPLAPSIANLFMAHLENTILLNPSLNMYYANIIYYGRFIDDIFIVFKTTEAAVGFSNWINTIHTSIKFTSHLNLSHINFLDVTVYKYHNKLLVKNFRKPSDKNSFLHYNSFHHFGLKTNLPFSQLLRLKRNSSSNEHFIHESLTLSQEFRSRGYPKRVIKKALIKAEKTDRTTLLKESAKPTKNQIIWTQELSHYSKHIIQIIKKHWHLLQDISGCDKLPIFGNRRTKNIREYLIHTDLITPISTPKSTLRGHYPCGHCKCCPQSWKTKEIYNHRNKVGTTLKHFSTCNSSNVIYLLTCDCDLWYIGKTTRSLRIRISEHKSRIKNLSTESLLYSHFTQYKHSSTSFKFCALECISQKPCMDLEKLLSQREMYWIFKFKTFSPQGLNESLNFSCFL; encoded by the coding sequence ATGGACCTGTTAGATATAGTACTGGAGAAAAATTATTTCcgttttcaaaaccaattttactTTCAGACCTTCGGTGTCGCTATGGGAAGTCCGTTAGCCCCATCGATTGCCAATCTATTCATGGCACATTTAGAAAACACTATATTGCttaatccatctttaaatatgtactatgctaatataatatactatggccgatttattgatgatatattcatagtatttaaaacaactgaGGCCGCAGTAGGATTCTCGAATTGGATTAACACTATACATACGTCTATTAAGTTTACCAGTCATCTCAACCTGTCACATATCAATTTTTTagatgttactgtgtataaatatcataacaaactgttggtcaagaacttcagaaaaccatcagataaaaattcttttcttcattataacagcttccaccactttggtttaaagaccaatcttccattttcacaactacttagactaaagcgtaactcaagctctaatgaacacttcattcatgaaagcctgaccttaagccaggagtttagaagtagaggctatcctaaacgtgtcatcaaaaaggcattaattaaagctgaaaaaactgatagaaccaccctactgaaagaatctgctaaaccaactaaaaatcaaattatctggacacaagaattatcgcattactccaaacacataatccaaattataaaaaagcactggcatcttcttcaagatatttcaggttgtgataaattacctatttttggaaacaggcgtactaaaaatattagagaatatttaatccatacagatttaatcactcccattagtacaccgaagagcaccctgagaggccattatccttgtggtcactgtaagtgttgtcctcaatcttggaagactaaggagatatataatcataggaacaaagtgggcaccacactaaaacatttttctacttgtaatagcagcaatgtaatctacctcttgacatgtgactgtgatctctggtatatcggaaaaacaaccagatccttgagaatcagaatctctgaacataaatccagaatcaaaaatttatctacagaatctcttttatattcacacttcacccaatacaaacattcatctacctcatttaaattttgtgctctggaatgcatctctcaaaaaccttgcatggacttggaaaaactattatcccaaagggaaatgtactggatctttaagtttaaaaccttttcccctcagggacttaatgaatcacttaattttagctgtttcctttaa